One window from the genome of Gloeomargarita sp. SRBZ-1_bins_9 encodes:
- a CDS encoding FkbM family methyltransferase has protein sequence MGNLGRVFSSLGHVLRGVKVQGDQGEWDVSALPLIMDIGMHEGKDTLFYLRKGFRVVAVEANPQFVKNVQSKLTDYIAKGQLIIENLAIGDREGEVTFYVNLDNDQWSSLKREWGTRQGTRYQAAPVSV, from the coding sequence ATGGGTAATTTAGGCCGGGTCTTTAGTTCTCTGGGTCATGTTTTAAGAGGTGTAAAAGTCCAGGGAGATCAGGGTGAATGGGATGTTAGTGCCCTGCCTTTGATCATGGACATTGGTATGCATGAAGGTAAAGACACGCTTTTTTATCTCCGCAAGGGGTTTAGAGTGGTTGCAGTGGAGGCCAATCCTCAGTTTGTCAAGAATGTTCAATCCAAACTTACGGACTACATTGCTAAGGGTCAGCTGATCATAGAGAACTTAGCAATAGGAGACCGTGAGGGCGAAGTGACTTTTTATGTGAATTTGGACAACGATCAGTGGAGTAGCTTGAAGCGAGAATGGGGAACCAGACAAGGAACGCGTTATCAAGCGGCCCCAGTATCTGTTTGA
- the queA gene encoding tRNA preQ1(34) S-adenosylmethionine ribosyltransferase-isomerase QueA has protein sequence MPYPACPPSDGDWELASYDYPLPKELIAQSARVPRDHARLLVVYRDSHRHCQVYDLPELLRPGDLLVLNNTKVIPARLMGRRPGGGLTEFLLLEPGEGETWRVLVRPGRRVRLGMQVTFPAQGEPQLIGVVQARDPETGGRWVTFQTPNGALLQTTQLFPLLETLGEVPLPPYIEQFQGDPSQYQTVYAQVPGSVAAPTAGLHFTPELLERLQARGIAQGMITLHVGVGTFRPVSTSDIRQHQLHSEWIEVPAATVAKIQQTQQQGGRVIAVGTTVTRALEAAAQGGTLQPTTGKASLYIYPGYQWRVIDGLMTNFHLPQSSLLMLVSALIGRQRLLQLYQEAIRERYRFYSLGDAMLILPDMAH, from the coding sequence ATGCCCTATCCTGCTTGTCCCCCCAGCGACGGCGACTGGGAACTGGCCAGCTACGACTATCCCCTGCCCAAGGAATTAATCGCCCAGTCCGCCAGGGTGCCCAGGGACCACGCCCGGTTGCTGGTGGTCTATCGGGATAGCCATCGCCACTGCCAGGTCTATGACTTGCCGGAGTTGTTGCGGCCAGGTGACCTGCTGGTGCTCAACAACACCAAGGTCATTCCGGCGCGACTGATGGGCCGACGACCCGGTGGGGGCCTGACGGAGTTTTTGTTGCTCGAGCCGGGGGAGGGGGAGACCTGGCGGGTGCTGGTGCGTCCCGGACGACGGGTGCGCCTGGGAATGCAGGTGACCTTTCCGGCTCAAGGGGAACCTCAACTGATTGGCGTAGTGCAGGCCCGGGACCCGGAAACCGGCGGACGCTGGGTGACGTTTCAGACGCCCAATGGTGCATTGCTCCAGACAACCCAGCTATTCCCTCTCCTAGAGACCCTGGGCGAAGTCCCCTTGCCCCCCTATATCGAGCAGTTTCAGGGGGACCCGTCCCAGTACCAGACCGTCTATGCCCAGGTGCCCGGTTCGGTGGCCGCCCCAACCGCAGGGTTACATTTCACCCCCGAGCTATTGGAGCGACTCCAGGCGCGGGGCATTGCCCAGGGGATGATTACGTTGCATGTGGGGGTGGGCACCTTTCGCCCGGTCAGCACGTCCGATATCCGGCAGCACCAATTGCATAGCGAGTGGATCGAAGTGCCGGCAGCGACGGTGGCCAAAATTCAACAGACCCAGCAGCAGGGGGGGCGGGTGATAGCCGTGGGAACCACCGTGACGCGGGCTTTGGAGGCGGCAGCCCAGGGAGGCACCCTACAACCTACTACCGGCAAGGCCAGTCTTTATATTTATCCCGGTTACCAGTGGCGCGTCATTGACGGGTTAATGACCAACTTTCACCTACCCCAGTCCAGTTTACTGATGCTGGTGAGCGCCCTGATTGGCCGGCAACGGCTGCTGCAGCTTTACCAGGAGGCCATCCGGGAGCGTTATCGCTTCTATTCCCTAGGGGATGCCATGCTGATCCTCCCCGATATGGCACACTGA
- a CDS encoding LptF/LptG family permease — MPLLDRYLLRLFIGPFLFGLGAFSSIGLSVGVLFETVRRVVESGLPLTIAFQVLALKAPYFIGLAFPMATLLATLLTYSRLSANSELIALRACGVPARRWVVPALIFSLLTTGLTFVFNEAVVPVTNYQATLLVRQALDKDRPRIDRRHIIYQEFDQATGKELQRLFYASRFDGRYMRGLTVLDFSQEGLQQILTAETGFWNAERQAWEFHNGTIYLVAYDASYRNIIQFKKQEITLPKAPLELATQRRSPEEMSFWEARRYLKILESSGNLAQIREWQVRIQQKIAIPFICLVMGLVGTALGSLPRRNSGGWAFSLSVVIIFIYYLLMFVGDVMSQSGLIAPVVGAWFPNVLGLAMGAYLLRKADR, encoded by the coding sequence GTGCCACTGCTGGACCGTTACCTCTTGCGCCTGTTCATTGGGCCGTTTCTGTTTGGTTTGGGGGCCTTCAGCTCCATTGGCCTGTCGGTGGGGGTGCTGTTTGAAACGGTGCGGCGGGTGGTGGAGTCCGGATTACCCTTGACCATCGCCTTCCAGGTTCTGGCGTTAAAAGCCCCCTATTTCATTGGACTGGCCTTTCCCATGGCGACCTTGCTGGCGACCCTGTTGACCTACAGCCGCCTGAGTGCCAACAGCGAATTGATTGCCCTGCGGGCCTGCGGGGTGCCGGCGCGGCGCTGGGTGGTCCCTGCCCTCATCTTCAGCTTACTCACTACCGGCCTAACGTTTGTGTTTAATGAAGCAGTGGTCCCGGTCACCAACTATCAAGCGACCCTGCTGGTGCGGCAAGCCCTGGACAAGGACCGTCCCCGCATCGACCGCCGTCACATCATCTATCAAGAATTTGACCAGGCCACCGGCAAGGAATTACAGCGGTTATTCTATGCCAGCCGGTTTGACGGGCGCTACATGCGGGGGCTAACAGTATTGGACTTTTCCCAGGAGGGCCTGCAGCAAATCCTGACGGCGGAAACCGGTTTTTGGAACGCCGAACGCCAAGCTTGGGAGTTTCACAACGGCACCATTTACCTGGTGGCCTACGACGCCAGTTACCGCAACATCATCCAGTTCAAAAAGCAAGAAATTACCCTTCCCAAGGCTCCCCTGGAGCTGGCCACCCAGCGGCGTAGCCCAGAGGAAATGAGCTTTTGGGAGGCGCGACGGTACTTGAAAATCCTGGAGAGTAGTGGTAATTTGGCCCAGATTCGCGAGTGGCAGGTGCGGATTCAACAAAAAATTGCCATCCCCTTTATTTGTCTGGTCATGGGCCTGGTGGGCACTGCCCTGGGGAGCTTGCCGCGCCGCAATTCCGGTGGCTGGGCCTTCAGCCTGAGCGTGGTGATTATTTTTATCTACTACTTGCTGATGTTTGTGGGGGATGTCATGAGCCAATCCGGATTGATTGCCCCTGTGGTGGGCGCTTGGTTCCCCAATGTCCTGGGGTTGGCCATGGGCGCCTATCTCCTGCGCAAGGCGGACCGCTAG
- a CDS encoding DUF2488 family protein translates to MQYYYVLASEKFLTEIEPLEEVLRERTKYYQREGKEIDFFLVRRPAFLETPEFAEVKAKCPQPAAAIVTTNRDFATFLKLRLEFVLTGSFEAPSATIPDPLASVA, encoded by the coding sequence ATGCAGTACTACTACGTTCTGGCCAGCGAGAAATTCCTTACCGAAATTGAGCCTTTGGAAGAAGTACTCCGGGAGCGCACGAAATACTACCAGCGGGAGGGTAAAGAAATTGATTTTTTCTTGGTGCGGCGTCCGGCCTTTTTGGAAACCCCGGAGTTCGCCGAAGTCAAGGCCAAATGTCCCCAACCGGCAGCGGCCATTGTCACCACCAATCGCGACTTTGCCACGTTTTTGAAATTGCGGCTGGAGTTCGTGCTCACCGGCAGTTTTGAGGCGCCATCGGCCACCATTCCCGACCCCCTCGCCAGTGTCGCCTAG